The window CTCCGCAAGGCCTTTGTCGACCTCGGAAAGCGCGAAGGTCACCTTCCGGTCACGCTCTTTGTTTTTCTGATCCAGCCTTGTGAGCCAGCTTTTGAGCTGGATGAGGATTTGTTTGCTGGTAACCCCGAAAGTCTCCAACTCCAGCTCCAACTCACTAGCTGTAACGGGGAGCCGGGTGCCATTTATTACTATTTCCCGGGTAGGGCATATGCCATCTTGGTTCTGGTCGCCAGTCCGGGGGACGGGACTCCTCTGTATGTCAAACGTCCATAGCTCGACCGCTCCCTCTCGGGTGATTCCCCAGACTGGAACTTGGAAAGTTAATTCCACATTTTGCTCACCCATCTCTAGGGGAGGCAAATGATCCCGGGAAAAGAACCAGTGCCCCTGGTAAGAGTTCAATATCGCTAGTGTCTGGCTATTTAGCAAGGTTTCCATTGGTGCTTGAGGAACAGCTACGTAGCCGTTATGGGCAACAAGGAATGGGGATCTCCCCAGTGGGATTGCAGTAGTATCGCGGGCTAAAGCGCATGCGGCTGTAATTGCCCGTGTAATGACGTCTGTTTTTGGGTCTGAAAGTGTAGTACTCATGGCGAGCCATGGCACCTCCTTTTGTGAAAATGCGTCGCACGGCGAGCCGTTTGACCTCCTCGTACTATCAAAAAAGGTTGTCCAGGGCAATGAGAAGAGGGACAGCGCTCCCCAAGACCGGTAAGCCCTGCTACCATGCCTGTATGGCCAAAGCACGCTCTACAACTCTTTTTGTTTGCTCCGAGTGCGGGGAAGAATATATCCAGTGGCAGGGAAGGTGTTCTAATTGTGGTAACTGGAACACGCTAAAGGAGTTTTCTATCCCTTCTGACCGTGGACCAAAGGGGCGTGCTGGTGGCTACAGCGGGCAGACAGAATCTACCGCTCAAAAACTTTCCGATATTACCGGCGACAAACTAGAGCGCCGCTCTACCGGTGTGCCGGAAATGGACCGGGTGCTTGGTGGAGGAATTGTACCTGGAAGCGTGCTCTTGCTTGGGGGAGACCCGGGAATTGGTAAAAGTACCCTTCTCCTTCAAGTGGCCTCTATTTTCAAGGGGAATGTACTCTACGTGAGCGGTGAGGAATCCCCAGAGCAAATTAAGCTGCGGGCGGAGCGCCTCAAGCTTTCCTCACAAGACCTTTCGCTTCTGCCAGCTACGGACGTGAATGTCATCGCCACTCATATTGATCAGGAAAAACCTGACCTTTTGGTTATCGATTCCATTCAGACCATGTACGACCCGGCTTTCCCTTCTACACCAGGAAGTATTGTACAGGTACGCGAGACGGCCATTCGTATTCAGCAGATTGCCAAAAGCAGGGGGCTCTCAGTTGTCCTGGTTGGGCATATCACTAAAGAGGGTACTGTGGCTGGCCCGCGCACCCTTGAGCACTTGGTAGATGTAGTTCTTTACTTGGAGGGTGAGTCCCACCATGAACTGCGTGTGCTCCGCGCTGCCAAGAACCGTTTTGGCGATGCCTCAGAAACCGGCCTCTTTGCCATGGGTGAAAAGGGGTTGGAAGAAGTGCGTAACCCTGCAGAGTTCCTGCTGGCTGAACGTGTACAGGCACCGGGTTCTGTCCTTACTGCCGTTATGGAAGGAAGCCGGCCTATCTTGGTCGAGGTGCAGGCGCTTACTACGCCCACGGTTTTTGGCTATCCACGCCGTACCGTTTCCGGTTTTGACCTTAACCGTCTCAACCTTCTCCTGGCCGTGCTGCAACGCCGGGCAGGGCTGGACCTGAGTAATCAAGATGTCTTTGTGAACGTAGTAGGTGGGCTTAAGATTAAAGACACTGCGGTAGATGCTGCCGTCTGCTGCGCGCTTGCCTCTGCACTCGTAGGAAGTTCCGTAGATGAGCGCCTTTGCGTTATTGGGGAAGTTGGGTTGGCGGGCGAAATCCGTACCGTTACCCAGCAGAAGCGTCGGGAAAAAGAGGTGACAACATTGGGTTACACCTTGGCCAAGCATACAAAAGAGCTCCGGGAGTTACTCCGGAGCCTTGGTCTCCTCAAGCCTAAAAGTTCTAAAAATTCATTACCTGAGTAAAGGGTGCACTGGCTGTGCCTTCTTGCCCAGAGCTGTTCTTCACCCGGATCGTAAAGGTGTACGTTCCTGCGGGGCCAGTAATTTCTACATTACTGGTGCTGTTCGCGCTGGCGGATACAGTACGTTCACTGCCACCTGCCGGCCCAGAGACCGTCACAATTGCCTCGGTAAGCCCAGGGCTGTCCGGGTTCTTCCAGCTGATCTTGATAGGCTTAGAAGGTGGGCTGACCTTGCCGGCGGAGTGATTGATGTTACTTACCTGTCCTGGTGCTGAAGGAGGAGGGGTGGCACTTGAGCCCTTAGTCACCGAGACCTGTGCGCTGCGGGTAAGTCCCAAGTCGTTGCGGACTACGCCTTCAATAAGGCTGCTGCCATCAGGAAGGGAATCCGCATTGTACGTAATGCTGTATGGGGAGCCTGTAGCAGTGCCAACAAGGACGTTGTTGATAAAGAAGTCTACCTTGCTAATATCACGCTTTCCTCCAACGTTGGCAGAAATGGTGAAGTTGCCTGAAACGCTTGCCCCGCTGGAAGGTGAGGTCATGGAAATGGTCGGCCGGTTGTCTTCTGTGTGGACATCGTCCTTCTCAGTAGGAATAGCCTCGCTACAGCCATTGGCGGCAGCCCACGCACGCACTGGCGCTTCCCAGTTAGGGTTGTCTGGCACCTCGGAATGAATACGGCAGAAATAGCGGACAACGCGGCTTTCTTCAGGTGTTAAGTCTGTAGCCACCTTGCCGGTAGAGCTGTCCACGACGACTTTCACGTGAACGTCATCAAATTCCTTGGGGATCTGCCACTCAGCAAAAATGTCGGTGACGCGGTCGCCCGGAGGGCTCTGGTCACTTGGGATTTTCCCAGATAGCCGGTCCACGGTGAATTCCTTAATGCCCTCTGGGCGGGCAAAGTTCTCCACTGGCTTGCCTGTGAGGTACTCACGCATGAAACGGTTCCAAATAGGGGCGGCCACTACTGACCCGTCTGCCCCTTTAACCATGGTCTTGCCGGCCTCATTGTTACCCACCCACACGGCTACGGAGATTTGAGGTGTGTACCCAACCGTCCAAGCGTCTCGGTTGCTGTTGGTAGTACCGCTCTTTGCTGCAACGGGACGGTCGCCGCCAAGAGTAAGGTTGTTGCGGGTGCCAAAGATAGGTGCACGCGCATTGTTATCGGAAAGGATGTTGGAAATTTGGTAAGCAACTTCTGGCTCCAGCGCTTTGACAGTCTCAGTTTGGGTAAAGTCCTTAATCACTTCACCGCCACGCTCAATCTTGATAATAGGACGCAATGGATGACGCTCGCCGCCGTTAGCAAAAGCAGAGTAGGCACCAGCCATTTCGACTGGCTTAACCTCGCCGCTTCCCAGTACGAGGGAGAGGCCGTAGTCACTTGCTTCGTTCAGGGTAGTGATGCCAAGGCGCTGCGCAGTTGCAATGGAGTCTTTAACCGTGGCTAGGTATAGGTTCTTTACTGCAGGGATGTTCAGCGAGCGAGCCAGGGCGTTCCGGTTGGTAATGGGGCCGCTAAACTGGCCGTTGTAGTTGTTTGGCCGGTAGTTACCAAAGTCGGTGGACAAGTCATAGGTAATGGAGGCCGGGCTGAACTTGTGGGTCTTGTCGAAAGCTGTAGCAAAGACAAAAGGCTTGAACGACGAACCAGGCTGCAAGTTGGCGGTAGCAAAGTTGGTATTACCGGACTTGGAATTGGTGTAATCGATGCTTCCCACCATAGCCAATACCTCTCCGGTCTTTGGATCCACGGCGGTAAGGGCGGCATTGCTGGCCTGCCACTTGGTAACCGTGCTTGGCCCCATCTCCTTCATGATGGTCTCTGCCAACTGCTGGGTCTCAAGGTCGAGCGAGGTTGTCACTGTAAAGCCGGCTTGGTCCAGTTTAAGCTCTGCAGTCTTTGGATCGTCGTCAAGGAAGTCGATGAGCTGCTGACGTACATAGAAAACGAAGTGAGGCGCAACCAAGTCGCTGCGCTCTGCAAAAGCCGGCTCCTCCAGGCTTGGGGCAGACTTTTTAGCGGCTTCGGCTTCTTCCGAAGTGATGTAGCCAACGCGCACCATGCGGTCCAGTACGAAGTTCTTACGTGTGAAGAGGGCTTCCTGGTTGTTGCCGTATGGGGAATAGAAAGTTGGTTGCTGGGGGATGGCAGCAAGCGTAGCTGCTTCAGAGAGGTTTAACTCGCTGGCGGGTTTTTTGAAATAAGTTTGCGCGGCAGCCTCAATAC of the Verrucomicrobiia bacterium genome contains:
- the radA gene encoding DNA repair protein RadA, whose product is MAKARSTTLFVCSECGEEYIQWQGRCSNCGNWNTLKEFSIPSDRGPKGRAGGYSGQTESTAQKLSDITGDKLERRSTGVPEMDRVLGGGIVPGSVLLLGGDPGIGKSTLLLQVASIFKGNVLYVSGEESPEQIKLRAERLKLSSQDLSLLPATDVNVIATHIDQEKPDLLVIDSIQTMYDPAFPSTPGSIVQVRETAIRIQQIAKSRGLSVVLVGHITKEGTVAGPRTLEHLVDVVLYLEGESHHELRVLRAAKNRFGDASETGLFAMGEKGLEEVRNPAEFLLAERVQAPGSVLTAVMEGSRPILVEVQALTTPTVFGYPRRTVSGFDLNRLNLLLAVLQRRAGLDLSNQDVFVNVVGGLKIKDTAVDAAVCCALASALVGSSVDERLCVIGEVGLAGEIRTVTQQKRREKEVTTLGYTLAKHTKELRELLRSLGLLKPKSSKNSLPE
- a CDS encoding transglycosylase domain-containing protein yields the protein MNPLNMRSVRTTRTLPRSATSMRAKAPQGWHRFNPFRRSSRVEWSWRKFFIVAGAVVAAFIVLIAALFAYYVRDLPNPRKLVERPIVESTKIFDRNGKPLYNFFGEKNRTRVDSDKINDNVKKATIALEDANFYSHPGFDVKGLTRAVVCRLPICNGRVGGGGSTITQQYVRNADLVTKEQTANRKLREIILSIEIEQTYTKDEILTGYLNEIPYGANAYGIEAAAQTYFKKPASELNLSEAATLAAIPQQPTFYSPYGNNQEALFTRKNFVLDRMVRVGYITSEEAEAAKKSAPSLEEPAFAERSDLVAPHFVFYVRQQLIDFLDDDPKTAELKLDQAGFTVTTSLDLETQQLAETIMKEMGPSTVTKWQASNAALTAVDPKTGEVLAMVGSIDYTNSKSGNTNFATANLQPGSSFKPFVFATAFDKTHKFSPASITYDLSTDFGNYRPNNYNGQFSGPITNRNALARSLNIPAVKNLYLATVKDSIATAQRLGITTLNEASDYGLSLVLGSGEVKPVEMAGAYSAFANGGERHPLRPIIKIERGGEVIKDFTQTETVKALEPEVAYQISNILSDNNARAPIFGTRNNLTLGGDRPVAAKSGTTNSNRDAWTVGYTPQISVAVWVGNNEAGKTMVKGADGSVVAAPIWNRFMREYLTGKPVENFARPEGIKEFTVDRLSGKIPSDQSPPGDRVTDIFAEWQIPKEFDDVHVKVVVDSSTGKVATDLTPEESRVVRYFCRIHSEVPDNPNWEAPVRAWAAANGCSEAIPTEKDDVHTEDNRPTISMTSPSSGASVSGNFTISANVGGKRDISKVDFFINNVLVGTATGSPYSITYNADSLPDGSSLIEGVVRNDLGLTRSAQVSVTKGSSATPPPSAPGQVSNINHSAGKVSPPSKPIKISWKNPDSPGLTEAIVTVSGPAGGSERTVSASANSTSNVEITGPAGTYTFTIRVKNSSGQEGTASAPFTQVMNF